The following nucleotide sequence is from Apium graveolens cultivar Ventura chromosome 4, ASM990537v1, whole genome shotgun sequence.
TTTACTTGTATGATGTTCCCAGATTAAGAATAAGATACAACAAGTCACCAAGTAAGGGTGCTCACTTTCTTTCTCTTTTCCCTACATTATTTATATGttcctttttcctttttttaCATCCTTATAGTTTTTCAGACAGACCAGTGGCCAAACCACTTAAGGGCGAGCCCAAAAAATGAGCTGAAGCCCTTCTCAGAGTGGCTGCTGACAGGTGGAACTTAAAGACCTTAGTCACCCGGACCAATTTGATGCGAGTCGGAATTCTTTCTGACCAAGTAGGAACGAAATGTAAATACGTAAAATTTAGGAAAGGTGCCCCTGTTTCCCGTGTCATTGACCtagatagtgaagaagaggctgaagaagaagaggatgaagcaAAAGACAGCTCTTTTCAAGGCCAAGATCCTCCAGGTTCAATCATTACAAAGTCTAAAGGCGTGCCTTTCTCTAACTGGCGCGCCCTAGCCTTCTTTCTGTTTGCTTTTGTATTAGCATACTAGATATAAATTCCTGTTAATATGGTTAATCGTTCCACCCCTTAGGGCGCGCCCTTTCACTCTAGGCGTAACACTTTATACATATTTATCAATGTTATCTTTATCAATTACCTTTATTTATTGCTTTGCTTAGCATACCTTATTGTCACGTTTAATTAACACATTCTATGTTTTATGCAGAAATGGCTCCTCCAAGAATCCCCAAATCCTTCGGGGCATGCCCTGGTGacaaacctaagcctaagccgAAGAAAGATGCTCCTGTAGCACAGGCATCCATCCCAAATCCAACTCCCATTCCTCAAATAACTCCTGTCCTGAAAAGGCCCGTAATTGACCTCACGGATAAACAGGGCGCGCCTAAAAGGCATAGAACAGAGGGCGCGCCTTCGGGCTCATCTGCTGCTTTAAATTCCCTCGGCCCCATAGGTTCCCTTCACGTTTCAGACGAAGAAGTGGAACAGTGGAAAGCCATGGACTTGGAAGAGGCCACTCGTGCTTCTATAAAAGCATCCTGCCAGTTATTCGTCCACTCCACCCGGGTGGTGGACAAGCTTCTTGAAGAGAGGGCGCGCCTTGAGAGGCTGCAGGGTGAAAATAACATTTTGAAGAACACCCTTAAAGACAAGGATTTTCTGCATTCCAAAGATATTAAAGCCAAGGACTCCGAAATCTCTTCCCTCAAGGACGATGTGGCCAATCTTACTTCTCAGCTGGAGATTGCCAACAAAAAGGCTAGCTCTCTCCACACTGAACTTGGTGGAGCCAACTTGAGGATTGAGTATCTTGAGGAGCAACAGAAAATGGGTTGGCCTGATGAAAAGAGGGAAATGACTGATGAGGCATTTGCCAGTGGCTTCCACTTCTACAGGATTGGTTTTGTGGCCAATGACCCTAATTACACTTTTGAGAAGTTTGGGGAGGAAACGGTTGCTGAGATAATAGAATTCAAGAAGGAGCATGCTGTTGAAATCAAGGCGAGGAGGGTAGAGCTTGGATTAGAGGAAGAAGATGAGGGCGCGCCAAGAGAGGAAACCTCTAAGGACGCGCCTGAAGACGATCTTACTGTTCCTCTTCAAACCATTCCCCCAACAGACGAGTCTTAGGGCGCGCCCTGATTTATGTTTATCCTGCATTCGTACTTAAGTTTCAAATACTTCTGAGGAGCCAGCCCTCTTTTGATGTTGTGCAATATTGTATGACTTATTTTTTGCTACTCTTTTTCTTTTACGTTATGACATTTCATATGGCTTAATATGATTTTATCTTTTTCAGTATGCATAAAAATTTGTTAAGGCACTTCGACTTTTTCTTGGCCATTTTATGTTTCCAAAAACATGAGACTCATACTTCCATGACGGCGCGCCCTTATATCATATTTCCATAAATTTGCAGTCAGTTCGTTATGACTTATGTTACTATAGGGCGCGCCCTTTGATATTTGGAGAATATTTATTTAGCACATTTGTGGGTGTTTTTCTTTTTATGTGATCTCAAAGTTGTCCCCATATCATTGAGATCTATGGACTCCTTTCTCGTAGCATTTAGAAATGAGGGTGCGCCTTATTTCTTTTGCAAATAATTACTTTTTCTTATCAGTGATTCCCTTCCAATAATTTACTAAAGTGCCGGCCCAAGGGCGCGCCTTAATTTGGAGGACTTTTGCCTTAGCTTATTTGACTAGCCATATACGTTTATTCCTTTGTCGTCAGTTTTTTTTAGGCACGTCCTTTCATCTATGCATACTATGTTATCTAAATTATGAAGTAACAGTTATTCGATAGGGCGCGCCTTAACATAGGGCGCGCCTCTGGTGTTCTTTAAATGAAAATTTTCATGCCAAGCAGATAAAGCAATTTGAAGTAACTTTTTCCTTTTATtgataatgcgctctagtgtataaattacaccagtcccatggctactatgctctatggggaaattatttgaatttttttatctTTCTGCTAGTTCCAAGGTTCGCAGTCACATGTACtacccctaggctaggaggaatttatttgctactagTCTATTACATAGGAATTAAGCATGAAAATGAGAGGGATATAGCCACACCCTACTGATAATATTTCCGTAAATGTTCCGCATTCCACGCTCGAGGAATAAGTTTATCATCCAGATCTTCCAAGCGATAGGTTCGCTTCCAGAGTATAGCTTTGACCTTGTATTctccttcccaattagctccaagcacCCCATGATGAGCTATCATAGTGTTAGGCATAACCTTTCGCAACACAAGATCCCCAACCTTGAACGGCACATATTTTACCTTTTTATTGAAATACCTTGCGATTCTCTGCTGATATTCAGCAAGGTTTAATTGAGAGTTTGTTCGGGCGTCGTCTAACAAATCCAAGTGAAGCCTCTGTTTAACTTCTGCATCTTCCTCAACAAACACGTCTCTCCGGAGGGATCCAGCTCCTACCTCCACGGGAACCATGGCCTCATACCCATAAGTCAGCAGAAATGGGGTTTCTCCTATAGTCGATCTAGGAGTCGTATTGTAAGACCAGAGGACCATGGGCATCTCCTCTGGCCAATCTCCTTTTTTCTCTTCCAACTTTGCCTTCAAGGTATGTTTTATGATTTTGTCTATAGCCTCCGTCTGACCATTACTTTGCGGATGATAAACTGCGGCGAACTCCTTTTTGATTTTCAATTCCTCACAAAGCTTCCTTAACTGTTTACTATCAAACTGCTTCCTATTGTCCGAGATGAGTTTATAGGGGATACCGAACCTGCATACTATGGAATTGAAAACAAAATCCCTTATCTTCTTTACCGTGATCGTGGCCAGTGGCATAGCCTCTGCCCATTTGGTAAAGTAGTCCACAGCTACCACGACATATTTCACACCCCCCTTTGTTTTGGGCAACTCTCCAATGAGATcgattccccacatggcaaaaggCCAGGGACTTGCCAATGAGGTAATGGTAGATGTCGGGGCGTTGGAATAGTTGGCGAATCGCTGGCAACGATCACAAGGCCGGACAAAATTGAAGGCATCTTCTCTAATAGTTGGCCAGTAGTATCCTTGTCTGAGTACTTTTAATGCCAACGAaccaccccccgagtgattgccacaaatcccTTCATGCACCTCTCTGAGAATATAATTTCCCTCTTTCATATCCACACAACATAACAGTGGATGGTTAAATCCTCTCTTGTATAATATCTCATCATATTCAACATACTTTGCAGCCTGGTACCGAAGGCGTCGAGCCTGTAGTTTGTCTTCTAGTACAGCTCCTGTCTGAATATAGTTATGAATAGGGGTCATCCAGCTTTCTCGCAGGACTTCTTACATCTGAAATACCTTTAACTCCGGAATACTCGGGATTTCCTGGAATCCTAAAGGGATTTGTCCAAGTTGGACGCTGTCCATCTGTGACCCCATCTTGGCCAAAGCATCCGCATTACTATTTTCTTCTTGCGGAACGCTTTCTAGCTTGGCACTTTTAACTTTTTTCAATAGGCATGGCGCACATCTCATATATAACTCCGTCCGTGGTCCCTGGGCCTGGAAACCTCCGTTGACCTGGTTCGCAACTAATTCGGAATCACTCTGAACTATCAGATTCACGGCCCCAACCTCCAGAGCTAATTTTAGACCGTTGATCAAagcttcatactcagcatcattgttggtgACATAAAACTTGAAATGGATAGCACTCATCAAACGGTGCCCCTCCGGAGTGACCAAGACAATCCCGGCACCTGATCCATTGTTGTTCACGGCCCCATCGACATGTAATATCCTCCAAGGGTGTGGGAGTCCCTCCCTCTTACCATCATGAGAATTTCCTTGCGAGGAAGGTTTCGCCACCACTATGGCCTTGTCATCAACTTCAGCATCAAACTCAAGTATGAAATTAGCCAGCGCTTGTCCCTTGATTATCGTGCGAGGACAATACTCCAAATTGAATTGTCCTAGCTCTACTGCCCATTTCAACATTCTCCCCGATGATTCGGGTTTGTGTAGAATATGCTGAAGCGGATAAGCGGTGCGAACTTCTATTCGGTGAGCCTGAAAGTATGGTCTTAACTTTCGTGCCGCAAGAATAAGAGCGTACACTAGTTTTTCCATATTGTTATACCTGGTTTCCGCATCCAACAACCTTTTGCTCACATAGTACACGGGCCACTAGTGGCTTGCTTCTTCCTTCACCAACACCGCGCTGATGGAGTATTCAGGTACCGCCAAGTAAAGAATCAATGTTTCTCTGTCTTCTGGCTTGGCCAACATTGGAGGATTTCCCAACTGCTCTTTGATTTTCAAAAAAGCCTCTTCACACTTAGGGGTCCACAAAAAATCCTTCTCCCTTCCTTTGATTGCGTTGAAGAATTCTTTGCACCTATCTGATGACTTTGAGACAAATCAATTTAGGGTCGCAATCCTTCCTGGTCAGGATTTGTACTTGTTTGACGCTGGTGGGAGATTTCATGTCCAACGGAGCCTTGATTTTttccgggttagcctcaattccccggTGGTTGACCatgaatcccaagaattttcctgATTCCACAACGAGTACACACTTCTACGGGTTTAGCTTCATCTTATACTTTCTCAGAATATGAAACATCTGAGGTAAGCGGGCGATGTGATCTTCCGCCTTTTTAGACTTTACgagcatatcatccacatatacttCCATTGTCTTTCCAATCTGCTTCTTGAACATTTTGTTTACCAATATTTGATAAGTGGCATCGGTGTTGATAAGACCAAATGGCATTCTGATATAGCAATTGAGTCCCCTATCAGTAATAAAAGAGGTGTGCTCCTGGTCGGGCTCATACATGAGAATTTAATTATACCTGGAGTTTGCGTCCATGAAGCTGAGCAAGGCATGTCCTGCCATGGCGATGACCAACTGATGGATTCTTGGCAAGGGAAAACTATCCTTCGGACACGCTTTattcagatcggtgaaatccacacatgttCTCCATTTACCGTTGGGCTTTTTTACCAACACCGGGTTTGCTAGCCACTCTGAGTAGAAGGATTCCCGAATTAGTCCGACGTCCAGGAGCCTTTCTACTTCCTCTGCTAAGTCTATAGCTCTCTCTCCGCTTACGGCCCTGCATTTTTGTCAAACCCCTTTATGCCTGGGATCGATATTCAAACGGTGGCACATTACCTCTGGATCAATTCATACCATATTAGAATGGTTCCATGCATATACATCAAGGTTCGCCAAGAGAAATATCGAAAGACCCTCCTTCAACCTTGGTGCCAACTGAGATCCTATTCTTTAAACTTTTCTTGGATCTTTTTCATCGACATGGATTTCAATTGTATCTTCTGCTGGCCCCATCTTCTCTGTTGGCATTGGTATCCGGGGATCCAGGTCTGGCGAATCATGGATTTCATTGTCCTGTAGAGAAGGCGCATCCCCTTTAGGAGGAGCGTCGACTTCTTTAGAAGGCGCGCCCTGCATAGCAGGGGCATCAACTTCCTTGATATGTTTCACGGGCAAGGGCGCTCCTTCAGGAAGAAGGGCATTTACCTCACGTTCTTCCTATTCGAGGCTTTGCAAGACGTCGAATCTTCCTTCTAACCGTTCCCCATTGAAATCTGCTTGGACTATGGTGTTCGAGGCCTCTTCTTCTTCCAACATCTCAATTCTGATTGTGTCTTCCACGAACAACATTGCTGGGGCAGCCCGGAGGGACGCTCATCTTCCTGCTCGACATAATAATGGACTCGGATTTCCTCGATCGGTTGCTCAATGCTCTTTTCTTGATCATCGTCTGATGTATCTTCGGCGTGGGAGTCTTTTCTAAAGCCTCTCATAGCTTGCCTGTAGCACTCCCGAGAGTCATAGTGAGAACCCTTTATACTCCCCACCCCCTTTGGAATTGGAAATTTGATGGTTAGGTGGTAGATTGAAGTAATAACCCTCATTTCCCGCAGAAAAGGTCGTCCCAGCAACACATTGTGGGACGATTCCTGATTCAGGACCTTAAACTCGAGCATCTTTGTTACCGACAACGGACTTTCTCCCAAAGTACATGGCAGCCGAATCGATCCCATGACTCTAACTCTTGCGCCAGAAAAGCCATAGACCCACGAATATTCCCCCGACATATCCTGATCAGGTAGCCCCATCTTCTTAAAGGTGCTGTAGTAGAGGATATTTGTCGAGCTTCCATTATCCACGAAGGCCCTATGGATATTTTTGGTTCCGATATGGATGGAAATAACCAGCGCATCATTGTGGGGATGATGTACCCATCGGGCATCTGCTTCTCTAAAGGTAATATCCATGGACTCGCCCTTAAATACTTTGGGCGGTCGAGTTTCCACCCTATGAATGTCCGTGAGAGGCCTGAACCGAGCTTCCCTAGCGTATCTTGCCAAGGCTCAGTTACTGCATTCCATCCCGAGATCTCCCCCGTAGATTGTTCGGATGCTGCCATCCCTGACGAATTTATTTTCCTCCAGAGTATCATTGTTCGACCCGCGCGGGGCTCGCCTTTCTTTTTCCTTTGCTCTGTCATCCTTGTGCTTCCTTACTTTCTTGACTACCCATTCACCAAGGTATCCTTCTTTGATAAGCGATTCAATCTCATCTTTTAAATGTCGACACTCATGCGTGTTATGTCCAGATGATTCATGGTATTCACAATACTTTTTCTTGTCTTTGCTATGCCATGATGATAAAGCTTCAGGTTTTCTAAATAGCCCTCTGTTTTTGTTTACCTCGAAGATATGCTTGAT
It contains:
- the LOC141718471 gene encoding uncharacterized protein LOC141718471; its protein translation is MEKLVYALILAARKLRPYFQAHRIEVRTAYPLQHILHKPESSGRMLKWAVELGQFNLEYCPRTIIKGQALANFILEFDAEVDDKAIVVAKPSSQGNSHDGKREGLPHPWRILHVDGAVNNNGSGAGIVLVTPEGHRLMSAIHFKFYVTNNDAEYEALINGLKLALEVGAVNLIVQSDSELVANQVNGGFQAQGPRTELYMRCAPCLLKKVKSAKLESVPQEENSNADALAKMGSQMDSVQLGQIPLGFQEIPSIPELKVFQM